In the Deinococcus sp. NW-56 genome, CGGGTGGGCTACCTGGAGGCGATGGGCGTGCATCCGGCGGCGCAGCGGCGCGGCATCGGCCGGGCCATCCTGCGGCGGGTCAACCTTCAGGTGGCGCGGGGGTACGACCTCGGGGCGCTGAGCTCAAGCGACGAGGGACTCGCCCTGTACCGGGCGGGGGGCTGGGCCGTGTGGCGCGGGCCGCTGGGGGTGATGACACCGGGGGGGATCGTCCCCACGCCGGAGGAAGCGGGCGGCGTCCTGGTGTACGCGCCCGCCGGGAACCTCAACCTGACTCTGCCGCTGACCTGCGACTTCCGGGGCGGGGACGTGTGGTGAGGGGCGACCCGCCTCAGCCCGGTTCCCAGTAGCGCTCGCCCGCGCAGTCGCGGCACAGCGTTTCACCTGGGGACGTGACCTCCCGCCCGTTGATGATCTCCTCGCCGCAGCGGTCGCACACCGTCCGCACCCCCGCCACGCTGATCAGCGCCGCGAGGTCGAGGGTCAGGCGCACGGGCTGCACGGTCAGCAGCGCCTCGTCGAGCCAGGTCTGGTAGGCGGCCATATAGGCGTCCCAGCGTTTCTGGCCGTCCGGACGACCTTCGCGGACGCGGGCACGCAGGTCGGGACGGGGGGCGATGCGGACGGCCCGGCCGGTCTTGGTGTCCACGAAGGTCGCCGCCACCTTGCCGTGGTCGACCAGCCGCATCGTGCGGCGGCCCAGCCAGCAGCCGCTCGCCACCGACACGCCGTCCGCGAAGCAGCCGTCGGTCTCCACGAAGACGAGCACCCGCTTGTCGCTGCGCGGAAAGTCCAACCCCAGCCACTCCCCGGCTTTCAAACCGATGCGGGCGCCCAGCACCTGCCGGGGGCAGAGGTGACGGTGCAGGGCCGCACTCTGCTCCAGCAGCGCGGGCAGCCGTTCCAGGCGGGGAGGCGCGGGGGCGGTCACCGCTCCCCCACCCCGGCCTCGTCGGTCTCGCCGCTGTTGTCGGTCTCGGCCCCGGCGGGGCCAGGCTGGGTGGGGGGCGGCGCGTCGGCTTCCGGGGAGGTGTCGCTGGGCCAGCTCTCGGGAATCACGGAATCGGGCTGGGGGCGGTTCGGGTCACGGGGGTCGGTCATGGCGGAGGCTCCTTGCGGGGGGTCAGGTGTGGACGGCGTCGCCGTCGATATTGGCCTGGAGGTGGGGCGCGGCACGGTTCATCATCCGCATGATGGTGAACTGCATCCAGACCACCGAGATCAGGGTAATCACGAACACGACGAAGAAGGTGCTCTGGGGAAAGCCCAGCGCGTTCTTCGCGTAGGCGAACAGCGGGGTCAGGAAGAAGCCGCCCAGGCCGCCCAGCATCCCGACCAGGCCGCCCACCGCGCCCACGTCCTTCGGAAAATACTCCGGAATGTGCTTGTAGACGGCGGCCTTGCCCACGCCCATCCCCACCCCGACGAGGAAGAGCAGCGCGGTAAAGGGCCACACGCCCAGCGCGAAGTGCATCACCTCGCGGGTGGTCACGCTTCCCCCGTCGCCGGGCACATACAGCACGATGTGGCCGCTGGGCATCATCATCACGCCGAGGGAAAGCAGCATCAACCCGAAGGCGCCGTAGGTCGCCGCCCGCGCCCCGTAGCGGTCGCTGAGGTAGCCGCCCAGGGGGCGCAGCAGGCTGGCCGGAAAGATAAACAGCGCGGTGAGCAGCGCCGCCGCCTGGAGGCTCAGGCCGTACACGTCCACGTAATACTTGGGCATCCACGCGGCGAGGGCCACGTACGCCCCGAAAAAGACCACGTAGTACAGCCCGAAGCGCCACACCCGCACGTCGCGCAGCGGGCGCAGCATGTCCGCGAGGCGCCGCCCCTGCCCCGGAAAGCGGTCCACGCGCGGGGCGAGCGCGAGGACGGTCAGGCCCATCAGCACCAGCAGGCACCCGTAGATGAAGGGCACGCCGCGCCAGCCGCCCGGCATCAGGCCGCCCAGGAGCCCGGCGGCGGGCAGCGAGGCGATCAGGGCCGGGCCGATAAACTTGGTGACCGACGCCCCCACGTTCCCGGCCCCGAAGACGCCCAGCGCCGCGCCCTGCTGCTCGCGCGGAAACCACACGCTGTTCCAGGCGATCCCCACCGAGAAGCTGTTGCCCGCGAAGCCCACCAGAAAGGCGAGCGCGAGCAGCGCCGGGTAGCTCTGCACGGACGCGATCAGGAAACAGGGGATGGCCGTGAGCAGCAGCATGGTGCCCAGCACCCGCTTGCCGCCCAGGCGGTCGGTGATGATTCCGGCGGGCAGACGCCAGAACGAGCCGTTGAGCACCGCCACCGCCGTCAGCCACGAGAGCTGCACGTCGGTCAGGCCGAACTCCTGGCGAATGGGCAACCCCAGGATGCCGAACATCAGCCACACCGCGAACATCAGCGTGAACGCGGCAGTCGAGAGCGTCAGCACCCGGCGGCGGTCCCGAACCTCGGTCGCCCCGGCCTGCGGGAGGGTGGTCATGGGTCCATCGTCCGGGGCGGGACTTACAAAGCGTTAACAAGCCCCAGCCACTTCAGAGCGCCGACCCGGTTCCGGCCAGCACGCGGGGAAACAGGACCTCTTCCTGAAGCTGAATGTGGTCCCGCAGCGTGTGGCCCAGCGCGGCGGCGTGGCTCTGGAGGGTTTGACGCTCGGCCAGACTCAAGCCCGGTGCCCCCTTCTCCAGAAGCGCGAGACCGTCGTCCAGGCTGCCCAGCAAGGCCGTGTGCTCCTCGCGCAGCAGGTCGATCGGTCCCTGAAGGTGCAGGCCGAGCGGCACCTGTGCCGGGCGCCCCGCCGCGAGGTGGTGCAGGGCCGGGAGGAACATCACGTCCTCCTTGAGAAGGTGGGTCTCCACCCCATCTGCGAGGTCGCTCCAGACGCGCTGCACCCGCACCCGCTCGGGGCACGGCGGGGTGCTGGCCCCACCCAGTGCCTCCAGGCCAACCTTCAGCCTGTTGAGGGCGGCGACGAGTGGCCCGGCACCGGCGCTCTCCAGTTCGCAAGGAGATTCCTGGGGCGGAGGAACGGACGAACAGCTCCGGGTGGACACAACCTCTCCTTTCTGGACCCCGCGTCCAGAGCGCGTGGCTGCCTCGACGCTAGGCCCGCTAAAACTGGATGTCAAGGTCCAGAATTACCTGGAAAGCCTGGGGTGCCGTTGATGGTCACCCGCTCCCTTACGACAGCCGCCCCGCCGGGCGATGAGCCGAACGCGAAAGCGCCTGAAGCGTCCGGTGACCCAGGACGGCATCCCAGGGGCGACGCTACGGGGCGAAGCCCCACCACCCCCACCCGGCGCGACGCGCCACAGGAGAACCCCATGAGTCAGAAAGACCACCGCGAGATCTACGCCCGCACCGAGGACGGCGGCG is a window encoding:
- a CDS encoding GNAT family N-acetyltransferase, with translation MTPPGLSLRGRHTAHLPGGTRAALRELLDLVYEGDFSSDDWDHALGGLHTLAWLDGRLVGHAALVGRAFLLGDTPRRVGYLEAMGVHPAAQRRGIGRAILRRVNLQVARGYDLGALSSSDEGLALYRAGGWAVWRGPLGVMTPGGIVPTPEEAGGVLVYAPAGNLNLTLPLTCDFRGGDVW
- a CDS encoding FmdE family protein, coding for MTAPAPPRLERLPALLEQSAALHRHLCPRQVLGARIGLKAGEWLGLDFPRSDKRVLVFVETDGCFADGVSVASGCWLGRRTMRLVDHGKVAATFVDTKTGRAVRIAPRPDLRARVREGRPDGQKRWDAYMAAYQTWLDEALLTVQPVRLTLDLAALISVAGVRTVCDRCGEEIINGREVTSPGETLCRDCAGERYWEPG
- a CDS encoding nitrate/nitrite transporter — its product is MTTLPQAGATEVRDRRRVLTLSTAAFTLMFAVWLMFGILGLPIRQEFGLTDVQLSWLTAVAVLNGSFWRLPAGIITDRLGGKRVLGTMLLLTAIPCFLIASVQSYPALLALAFLVGFAGNSFSVGIAWNSVWFPREQQGAALGVFGAGNVGASVTKFIGPALIASLPAAGLLGGLMPGGWRGVPFIYGCLLVLMGLTVLALAPRVDRFPGQGRRLADMLRPLRDVRVWRFGLYYVVFFGAYVALAAWMPKYYVDVYGLSLQAAALLTALFIFPASLLRPLGGYLSDRYGARAATYGAFGLMLLSLGVMMMPSGHIVLYVPGDGGSVTTREVMHFALGVWPFTALLFLVGVGMGVGKAAVYKHIPEYFPKDVGAVGGLVGMLGGLGGFFLTPLFAYAKNALGFPQSTFFVVFVITLISVVWMQFTIMRMMNRAAPHLQANIDGDAVHT
- a CDS encoding hemerythrin domain-containing protein, translated to MSTRSCSSVPPPQESPCELESAGAGPLVAALNRLKVGLEALGGASTPPCPERVRVQRVWSDLADGVETHLLKEDVMFLPALHHLAAGRPAQVPLGLHLQGPIDLLREEHTALLGSLDDGLALLEKGAPGLSLAERQTLQSHAAALGHTLRDHIQLQEEVLFPRVLAGTGSAL